The Pedosphaera parvula Ellin514 genome has a segment encoding these proteins:
- a CDS encoding type II secretion system F family protein codes for MPSYAYVARETSTGREIRSSVEAATEQAAINALLNRNLLVVSIQEKVGKKGKTSGGKVALADLVIFTRQLATMLDAGLAMVQSLQALAEQTTNKVMRDVIKDVTARVEAGDSFSEALVKHPKVFNRLYVCMVGAGEKGGLLSEILARLATYLENAARLRRKVKSAMMYPTVVTCVAISITIFLMVKVVPVFGEIFESFGAKLPTPTQYLINVSHFMQKWVVPLLMGAGATVYGWLYFIKPNPVASFGMAAVIKLPIFGHIAHKICLARFTRTFCSLIRSGVPILEVLQITSNTVGNVVMEKAIKVATTDIERGEGISVALGKHPVFPAMIIRMLSAGEQTGKIDGMMERISDFLDEEIETILAGLTSLIEPLLIVFLGVIVGGIVICMFLPIFKMSEIVNPHR; via the coding sequence GTACGCTTACGTCGCACGCGAGACCTCCACCGGCCGGGAGATTCGCAGCTCTGTTGAAGCCGCCACCGAGCAGGCTGCCATTAACGCCCTCCTTAACCGCAACCTTCTGGTGGTTTCCATCCAGGAAAAGGTTGGTAAGAAAGGTAAAACCTCCGGAGGCAAGGTCGCGCTCGCTGACCTGGTAATATTTACCCGCCAACTCGCCACTATGCTGGATGCAGGGTTGGCCATGGTTCAGTCCCTCCAGGCACTGGCCGAACAAACCACCAATAAGGTCATGCGCGATGTCATCAAGGATGTTACCGCTCGCGTCGAAGCAGGTGATAGCTTCTCTGAAGCCCTGGTCAAACATCCCAAGGTTTTCAATCGTCTTTATGTCTGTATGGTCGGTGCCGGGGAAAAAGGCGGATTGCTGTCCGAGATTCTCGCCCGCCTCGCCACCTACCTGGAAAATGCCGCCCGACTGCGCCGCAAAGTTAAGTCCGCCATGATGTATCCCACAGTCGTGACGTGTGTCGCCATCAGTATCACTATTTTCTTGATGGTCAAAGTAGTGCCGGTTTTCGGTGAAATCTTTGAAAGTTTTGGCGCCAAGCTCCCTACACCCACCCAATACTTGATCAACGTCAGTCATTTCATGCAGAAATGGGTTGTCCCCCTTTTGATGGGTGCCGGCGCGACAGTTTATGGTTGGCTCTATTTTATCAAACCAAACCCGGTCGCGAGTTTTGGGATGGCCGCCGTTATCAAACTACCTATCTTCGGCCATATTGCTCATAAGATCTGTCTTGCCCGCTTTACCCGCACCTTTTGCTCCCTGATTCGAAGCGGTGTTCCCATTCTCGAAGTATTGCAAATCACCTCCAATACAGTTGGCAACGTCGTCATGGAAAAAGCCATCAAGGTCGCCACCACCGATATCGAACGCGGCGAAGGCATCTCTGTGGCCCTCGGCAAACATCCCGTTTTCCCGGCCATGATCATCCGCATGCTTTCGGCAGGTGAACAGACCGGTAAAATCGATGGAATGATGGAACGTATCTCGGACTTCCTCGATGAGGAAATCGAAACGATCCTTGCTGGTTTGACCTCCCTTATCGAACCACTCCTCATCGTATTCCTGGGCGTAATCGTTGGTGGCATCGTGATCTGTATGTTTTTGCCCATCTTTAAAATGAGCGAAATCGTCAATCCGCACCGCTAA
- a CDS encoding sigma-54-dependent transcriptional regulator, with amino-acid sequence MAKVLLVDDELTMVQMVTEMLRAEGHEVFPYTNFKDAVAALEIHTPEIVVTDLYLDKTRAHGLEILQKARSITPPASVIVITAFGSIETAVEAMKNGAYDYLEKPFKLDELNLCIQRALSYNEAISENLYLKKQLKKKYQFSQIIGTAGPMQEVFKMIERTADTDSTILILGESGTGKELVARALHFNSKRQFAPFIPVNCSALPENLLESELFGHRKGSFTGALTDKKGLFQEADGGTIFLDEIGSMSSTLQSRLLRVLQEREVRRVGENVPTYINVRVVAATNEPLEKKIKDGTFREDLYYRLNVISIQMPSLRERRDDIPLLAAHFLRNKINPRSGQSVQITRQALDLLTTYDWPGNVRELENAIERAATLCEDNLIQIRDLPPSLVRSLGQPPSASTALSADVAQLPQPTTPPTSLVPIQTAIPGASAPLSVPNGTNPGATPTLHADLSLKDYLREQELAYLNRTLALFGGDKEKTALHLGISLATLYRKLSEDERSA; translated from the coding sequence GTGGCTAAAGTGCTTCTCGTCGACGACGAATTGACCATGGTCCAAATGGTCACCGAAATGCTCCGTGCAGAGGGTCACGAAGTTTTCCCCTACACTAATTTCAAGGACGCGGTCGCCGCCCTCGAAATCCATACCCCCGAAATTGTCGTCACCGACCTTTACCTCGACAAGACTCGCGCTCACGGCCTGGAGATCCTCCAAAAAGCCCGTTCCATCACCCCTCCAGCCAGCGTCATCGTCATCACCGCCTTCGGCTCCATCGAAACCGCCGTCGAAGCCATGAAGAACGGCGCCTATGATTACCTCGAGAAACCCTTCAAGCTCGACGAACTCAACCTCTGCATCCAGCGCGCCCTTTCCTACAACGAAGCCATCTCCGAAAACCTTTACCTCAAAAAGCAGCTCAAGAAAAAATACCAGTTCAGCCAGATCATCGGCACCGCTGGCCCCATGCAGGAAGTGTTTAAGATGATCGAGCGCACCGCCGATACCGACAGCACCATCCTCATCCTCGGCGAAAGCGGCACCGGCAAGGAACTGGTCGCCCGCGCCCTCCATTTTAATAGCAAACGCCAGTTCGCCCCGTTCATCCCGGTCAACTGCTCTGCTTTGCCCGAAAATCTTCTGGAGTCCGAACTCTTCGGCCACCGCAAAGGCTCTTTCACCGGCGCGCTTACTGATAAGAAGGGCCTGTTCCAGGAAGCCGACGGCGGCACCATTTTCCTCGACGAAATCGGCTCCATGTCCTCCACCCTGCAAAGCCGCCTGCTCCGTGTCTTGCAGGAACGCGAAGTCCGCCGCGTTGGCGAAAACGTCCCCACCTATATTAATGTGCGCGTCGTAGCCGCCACCAACGAACCACTCGAAAAGAAAATTAAGGACGGCACCTTTCGCGAAGACCTCTACTACCGCCTCAACGTCATCTCCATCCAGATGCCCAGCTTGCGCGAACGCCGCGACGACATCCCGCTGCTTGCCGCACATTTCCTCCGCAACAAAATCAACCCGCGTTCCGGCCAATCCGTCCAAATCACCCGTCAAGCCCTCGACCTCCTGACTACCTACGACTGGCCCGGCAACGTCCGCGAACTCGAAAACGCCATCGAACGCGCCGCGACTCTTTGCGAGGACAACCTTATCCAAATTCGCGACCTCCCACCCAGCCTGGTCCGCAGTCTGGGCCAACCACCCAGCGCCAGCACCGCCCTCTCGGCAGACGTCGCACAACTGCCCCAACCCACCACTCCGCCTACGTCCCTCGTGCCGATCCAGACCGCCATTCCCGGTGCCAGCGCACCCCTGTCCGTCCCCAATGGCACTAACCCTGGCGCGACCCCAACCCTCCACGCCGACCTTTCCTTGAAAGACTACCTCCGCGAACAGGAACTTGCCTACCTCAACCGCACCCTTGCCCTCTTCGGTGGCGACAAAGAAAAAACCGCCCTCCATCTCGGCATTAGCCTCGCCACCCTCTACCGCAAACTCTCTGAAGACGAACGCTCCGCATAA
- a CDS encoding carbohydrate porin, whose product MLRYIHILLAVLCLASGDARAGNSGDAGATPQPPPFGGPWDTRLKLTGDWGGVREQLRDHGFTFDISATAYYQGIARGGLEQDSELGGRSDYWLNVDGQKAGLWPGLFLTLHGEAVYGDSVNSETGAIVPVNIGRAHPVFFGTAGALTAVKFTQALSENFLVYAGKINTIDNVQQPFMPGHGLDAGFMNAAFVWNPILGRTMNYATLGAGAAILSQSYPVLSLTVYDTHNAATETGFKDAFDNGAIIYPTASLPTKFFGMPGHQSLWGVYSSGRYAIVEQQSLNQIPTGLPPTTLERGSWWVTYLFDQALWVDPTDQTRNWGVFGNAGISDGKPNPIQWSAIFGVGGSSPIRDRRQDYFGLAYYYLGFSGDFKDVARVITPVRDERGVEIFYNVGVTPWCHITPDLQVITPILGRTETSVVLGLRMKVDF is encoded by the coding sequence ATGTTGCGTTATATCCACATATTACTGGCTGTCCTGTGCCTCGCATCCGGCGATGCGCGCGCGGGCAACAGCGGCGACGCCGGGGCGACTCCGCAACCGCCCCCGTTCGGCGGTCCCTGGGACACCCGGCTGAAGTTGACGGGGGATTGGGGCGGTGTGCGCGAGCAACTCCGCGACCACGGCTTTACGTTCGACATCAGCGCGACCGCGTACTACCAGGGGATTGCCAGGGGCGGCTTGGAGCAAGACTCCGAACTCGGGGGCCGCAGTGATTATTGGCTCAACGTGGACGGCCAGAAGGCGGGGTTGTGGCCAGGGCTCTTCCTCACCCTCCACGGCGAAGCCGTCTATGGCGATTCGGTCAACTCCGAGACTGGGGCGATCGTGCCGGTGAATATCGGCCGGGCCCATCCGGTCTTTTTCGGGACCGCGGGCGCTCTGACCGCGGTCAAGTTCACCCAGGCGCTTTCGGAAAATTTCCTCGTGTACGCCGGGAAGATCAACACGATTGATAATGTGCAGCAGCCGTTCATGCCTGGGCATGGACTTGACGCCGGGTTCATGAACGCCGCGTTCGTTTGGAACCCGATCCTGGGGCGGACGATGAACTACGCGACGCTGGGAGCCGGAGCGGCGATCCTGTCCCAAAGTTACCCCGTGCTATCGCTCACCGTGTATGACACCCACAATGCCGCCACCGAGACCGGTTTCAAGGACGCCTTCGACAACGGGGCGATTATTTATCCCACCGCCAGCCTGCCAACGAAGTTTTTCGGCATGCCGGGACACCAGAGCCTCTGGGGAGTGTACAGTTCCGGGCGCTATGCGATCGTGGAACAGCAATCTTTGAATCAAATCCCCACGGGGCTGCCCCCGACAACTCTTGAACGGGGTTCCTGGTGGGTCACGTACTTATTCGACCAAGCGCTATGGGTGGACCCGACGGATCAAACGCGCAATTGGGGCGTGTTCGGCAATGCCGGCATCAGCGACGGGAAGCCAAACCCGATACAATGGTCCGCCATTTTTGGCGTCGGCGGCAGCAGTCCGATCCGCGACCGGAGGCAGGACTACTTCGGCCTGGCGTATTATTACCTGGGGTTCAGTGGCGACTTTAAGGATGTTGCCCGAGTAATCACGCCGGTGCGCGACGAGCGTGGTGTGGAGATCTTCTACAATGTGGGGGTGACGCCTTGGTGTCACATCACGCCTGATCTGCAAGTGATCACGCCCATCCTGGGACGTACCGAGACCTCGGTTGTACTCGGTCTCAGGATGAAGGTAGACTTCTGA
- a CDS encoding DUF3237 family protein gives MSTIEVRELYKVSLNITGMKEYGVSFAALMAGEVAPPVEGTRFDVAFEGTATGAKLNGAVEGIDYVLVRPNGRFELHIHETIRTVDGQNIAAQGEGVAILRPDGEIADVRVNITLFASSNEYTWVNQLQLWGVGTLDVARQIIEVTAYSP, from the coding sequence ATGAGCACGATTGAAGTCCGAGAGTTATACAAGGTGAGCTTGAACATCACCGGCATGAAGGAGTACGGCGTCAGTTTTGCGGCATTGATGGCCGGGGAAGTGGCGCCACCAGTTGAAGGCACAAGGTTCGACGTCGCTTTCGAAGGCACAGCGACCGGCGCCAAGCTCAATGGCGCTGTCGAGGGAATTGATTACGTCCTAGTCCGCCCGAATGGCCGCTTTGAGCTGCACATTCATGAAACAATCAGGACGGTGGACGGGCAAAACATTGCTGCCCAAGGCGAGGGGGTGGCCATACTTCGGCCGGACGGCGAGATTGCTGATGTCCGCGTAAACATAACACTGTTTGCTTCTTCAAACGAGTACACGTGGGTGAACCAACTTCAGTTGTGGGGAGTCGGGACCCTTGATGTCGCCAGGCAAATTATTGAGGTTACCGCGTATTCCCCCTGA
- a CDS encoding SMP-30/gluconolactonase/LRE family protein — MRMITARTFLMLLTMLATPIPLHAWERGKVERFATLPAGEAYPEGICLGPDGNVYVVTVAANKPKGTPGTLLVFDPNGKYLRTVHIAGSSRMLLDLRFHPKNGKLIVIDYEDPKVLAVDAKTGDSSVFMTVTGEHPGLDGLTFDDAGNLYVTDAHQGLIWKVGPEGGAGEIWVKSPLLKPTRPPPAIGANGLAFNKEQTVLFVPNTANDTIIKIPVSGSPLKAGTPEVFVNRAGGGPDGIIIDEDDNLWIACNQSDEIMVLEPTQGRVIAKLGDFGGIDKDGAPIGFLWSNSLVFHGEDVLVTNLSADVAAVSSPSLRTVDGPWAAQVKLHTVSKIKKHIPSVPH; from the coding sequence ATGAGAATGATCACAGCCAGGACGTTTCTAATGCTGCTGACGATGCTGGCGACGCCGATCCCTCTGCACGCCTGGGAGCGCGGCAAAGTCGAGCGCTTCGCCACGCTGCCCGCAGGTGAGGCCTATCCAGAGGGGATTTGCCTCGGTCCCGATGGGAACGTCTACGTTGTTACCGTGGCGGCGAACAAGCCAAAAGGTACTCCGGGCACGCTTCTTGTGTTTGACCCTAACGGCAAGTACCTGCGGACCGTCCACATTGCCGGCTCAAGCCGGATGCTGCTAGATCTCCGCTTCCATCCGAAGAACGGAAAACTTATCGTGATCGACTACGAGGACCCGAAGGTCCTCGCTGTCGATGCCAAGACGGGCGATTCCTCAGTGTTCATGACCGTCACCGGCGAGCATCCCGGCCTCGACGGATTGACCTTCGACGACGCTGGAAATCTGTATGTCACCGATGCCCACCAGGGCTTGATCTGGAAAGTTGGACCGGAAGGCGGCGCGGGCGAGATCTGGGTCAAGAGCCCGCTCTTGAAGCCGACAAGACCACCACCGGCGATCGGCGCAAATGGCCTGGCGTTCAACAAGGAGCAGACGGTGCTGTTCGTCCCGAACACAGCGAACGACACCATTATTAAAATCCCGGTGAGCGGCTCGCCGCTTAAGGCTGGAACGCCCGAGGTCTTCGTCAACCGCGCGGGCGGTGGACCGGACGGGATCATCATTGATGAGGACGACAACCTCTGGATCGCGTGCAATCAGTCCGACGAGATCATGGTGCTCGAGCCGACGCAAGGCCGGGTGATCGCGAAGCTCGGCGACTTCGGCGGCATTGACAAAGACGGCGCGCCCATTGGTTTCCTCTGGTCTAACAGTCTTGTCTTCCACGGTGAGGACGTGCTGGTCACCAACCTCTCCGCCGATGTTGCCGCCGTGTCATCCCCGAGTCTGCGCACGGTTGATGGACCGTGGGCGGCCCAGGTGAAGCTCCACACGGTCTCGAAAATCAAGAAGCACATACCGAGTGTTCCCCACTGA
- a CDS encoding redoxin domain-containing protein, translating into MNKRASWSVAILAAIIASLIFTTSGLAQMPPSPWKKGAPFPEPDEEYYGVACNGKMYVMSGWGDGKARGVNYEYDADGDKWTKKTSMPLRAHHPALAAYNGKIYVFGGFVAPEKSPMPIGAAWQPIDNVWEYDPAVDSWKELAPLPGKRGAAVAVEVRGKIYVIGGATTVEGSKTPFFTFMGPCNVLAANDAYDPATDKWESRKPMAVPRNHTFAAAINNKIYVIGGRTGHAFIMSASNTDAVEEYDPANDVWSAPKERMPTARSGGASGTDGRLIYVAGGEVTTRALVGAFRAIEAYDPAINSWMTLPPMPMPRHGVAGAVIGNRFYLASGMIQSAGALVMQDPKLEVHTSSTDILEIPGGKSEAATGRSEAATGKSDAATGKSETETGKSEGRAASDQGQTKVRIRYDIKSPEGQKMLQKYARAVMLMRKLPQSDTHSWQWWWNTHWMKGYPVVMWEESMKVKTDAIASLPSSVQSLAEATWDGCQAHPMNPDNPEQYQEWFIWPWHRLMLYQFEQTIREVSQDDDFTLPYWNPVTGNEADLSLPFALRDPASELFNSTRYPWVNGGERLDKPVMGWLSLDCLNEKFYIDSPTGALGFCNRLDQNPHFFTHIALGGDMADFSTVGGDPIFYLHHANLDRIWESWNRLGNSNPADPRFLNRKFTYADRNGKRVDMPIGAGNRTAQLGYEYDNYAKPPKPESSLTVRASPANPASDAPSSVATPAPAWNLPDGSGKTVSLSKYRGRPLVLIFYEGSGCVRCAGLLKSFAKQAREFADGGIDLVAIGTDSPEDLKKSQADSQAEGTVPFPLLSDAKLDVFKAYRCVDFDNQPLHGIFLIDAQGRVRSQRISDQPFNDPALVLKEAKQLTSAVAVR; encoded by the coding sequence ATGAATAAACGCGCTTCATGGAGCGTGGCCATTCTGGCTGCCATCATAGCCAGCTTGATCTTCACCACGTCCGGGCTGGCTCAGATGCCGCCATCTCCCTGGAAGAAAGGGGCGCCGTTCCCGGAACCGGACGAAGAATACTACGGCGTTGCCTGCAACGGGAAGATGTACGTGATGAGCGGCTGGGGCGATGGCAAGGCCCGCGGCGTCAACTACGAGTACGACGCGGACGGCGACAAATGGACGAAGAAAACGTCGATGCCGCTGCGGGCGCACCATCCGGCCCTGGCCGCTTACAACGGCAAGATCTACGTGTTCGGCGGTTTCGTCGCCCCGGAGAAGAGCCCGATGCCCATCGGTGCTGCCTGGCAACCGATCGACAACGTTTGGGAATACGACCCGGCGGTCGATTCCTGGAAGGAGCTGGCGCCGCTTCCCGGCAAGCGCGGAGCCGCGGTGGCCGTGGAAGTGCGCGGCAAGATCTACGTGATCGGCGGCGCCACGACCGTGGAAGGGTCCAAGACCCCGTTCTTCACGTTCATGGGACCGTGTAACGTTCTGGCCGCCAACGACGCGTACGACCCCGCCACGGACAAGTGGGAGAGCCGCAAGCCGATGGCGGTGCCGCGCAACCACACGTTCGCCGCCGCCATCAACAACAAGATCTACGTGATCGGCGGCCGCACCGGCCACGCATTCATCATGTCCGCCAGCAACACGGATGCGGTCGAGGAATACGATCCCGCCAATGACGTCTGGAGCGCCCCGAAGGAACGGATGCCGACGGCCCGAAGCGGCGGTGCCAGCGGTACCGACGGACGCCTGATTTATGTGGCCGGCGGCGAGGTGACGACCAGGGCGCTCGTCGGCGCGTTTCGAGCCATAGAGGCATACGATCCAGCAATCAACTCCTGGATGACGCTGCCCCCCATGCCGATGCCCCGTCACGGCGTTGCCGGCGCGGTGATTGGCAATCGCTTCTACCTGGCCAGCGGGATGATCCAGTCTGCCGGGGCGCTGGTGATGCAAGACCCGAAACTCGAAGTTCACACGTCGTCAACTGACATCCTCGAGATACCTGGTGGCAAGAGCGAGGCCGCGACCGGCAGGAGCGAGGCCGCGACCGGCAAGAGTGACGCCGCGACCGGCAAGAGCGAGACCGAGACCGGCAAGAGCGAGGGCAGGGCGGCGTCGGACCAAGGCCAAACGAAGGTCCGCATCCGTTATGACATCAAGAGTCCCGAAGGCCAGAAGATGCTCCAGAAGTACGCGCGGGCCGTCATGTTAATGCGGAAGCTGCCCCAATCCGATACCCATTCGTGGCAGTGGTGGTGGAATACGCACTGGATGAAGGGATACCCGGTGGTCATGTGGGAGGAATCCATGAAGGTCAAGACGGACGCCATCGCCTCACTCCCGTCGAGTGTTCAATCCCTCGCCGAGGCCACGTGGGACGGCTGTCAGGCCCACCCGATGAATCCGGATAACCCGGAACAATATCAAGAGTGGTTCATCTGGCCCTGGCATCGCCTGATGCTCTATCAGTTTGAGCAGACGATTCGCGAGGTGTCGCAGGATGACGATTTTACGCTGCCCTACTGGAACCCCGTTACCGGAAACGAAGCGGATCTCTCGCTCCCGTTCGCTCTTCGCGATCCGGCCAGCGAGCTCTTTAACAGCACTCGCTATCCCTGGGTCAATGGCGGGGAGCGGCTCGATAAGCCCGTCATGGGTTGGCTGAGTTTGGACTGTCTTAACGAGAAGTTCTACATCGACTCGCCGACCGGCGCCCTTGGGTTCTGCAACCGGCTGGATCAGAACCCTCACTTCTTCACTCACATCGCCCTCGGCGGCGATATGGCCGACTTCTCCACCGTTGGCGGTGATCCGATCTTCTATCTCCATCACGCCAACCTGGACCGGATTTGGGAAAGCTGGAATCGGCTGGGCAACAGCAATCCAGCCGATCCCAGGTTCCTCAATCGGAAGTTCACCTACGCGGACAGAAACGGCAAACGCGTGGACATGCCAATCGGCGCTGGCAACCGCACGGCGCAGCTCGGCTACGAATATGACAACTATGCCAAGCCGCCCAAGCCGGAATCCAGCCTGACCGTCCGGGCTTCACCTGCCAATCCTGCGAGTGACGCCCCGTCCAGTGTGGCGACGCCCGCGCCGGCCTGGAACCTCCCCGACGGCTCCGGCAAGACCGTCTCGCTTAGTAAATACCGGGGCCGGCCGCTGGTGCTGATTTTCTACGAAGGCTCTGGTTGCGTCCGGTGCGCGGGGCTGCTCAAGAGTTTCGCGAAACAGGCCCGCGAGTTTGCAGACGGCGGAATCGATCTGGTCGCCATCGGCACCGATTCGCCTGAAGATCTCAAAAAATCGCAGGCCGATTCGCAGGCAGAAGGCACCGTTCCGTTCCCCCTGCTGTCAGATGCGAAACTGGACGTTTTCAAGGCCTACCGGTGTGTCGATTTCGACAATCAGCCATTGCACGGGATTTTTCTCATCGATGCGCAGGGCCGGGTCCGCTCGCAGCGCATCAGTGACCAGCCCTTCAATGATCCCGCATTGGTGCTGAAGGAAGCAAAGCAGTTAACCAGCGCGGTGGCAGTCCGATGA
- a CDS encoding carbohydrate porin, which translates to MIQFPFPISEINFGIRYSALVHAADRQNAQREKQLLNPAIGVQNHETVIELTHRFSLRKGALFIQHDFQYILRPGGTGPIDNALVLGCQFGIHF; encoded by the coding sequence TTGATTCAGTTTCCTTTCCCCATTTCGGAAATTAATTTTGGCATTCGGTATAGTGCGCTTGTTCATGCCGCAGATCGCCAGAACGCCCAGCGAGAAAAACAGCTGCTTAACCCCGCTATAGGCGTCCAGAATCACGAGACAGTCATTGAACTGACCCATCGCTTCTCCTTACGCAAGGGAGCCTTATTCATCCAACACGACTTCCAATATATCCTCCGGCCCGGCGGCACAGGGCCGATAGACAACGCGCTGGTGTTAGGTTGCCAATTTGGTATCCACTTCTGA
- a CDS encoding ABC transporter permease — protein MAENVASSRRNLAQESMDGEENISPGSRVRFELLKEGENRFVLRLSGRLDADSTPFLWQRLQSALVVPPGATLEVNVAPLTYSDSAGFAFLYLLSKGCMTPQSQVSLNGLKPEYQKALQNYSMEDVQAYQGEQPVRQSLMDEIGMAVIAKTLEVRQKVIFVGDVISGLGYVLTHPRWMRRNEIVRIFETAGANALPIVSLISLLLGLVIAFEAAQPFARFGAKIYIANLIGLIMVRELSPVMTAILLAGRSGSAFAAELGTMKVNEELNALETIGLDPMRFLVVQRILASLLLTPLLTIYSMATGVLGGVLVMLGLGFPLSIAWHQLQSSVRINDIAFGILKAFVFGGIVAGTACLRGLETKSGPAAVGESTTRSVVSGILLIIIADSVFAILKFVLEK, from the coding sequence ATGGCGGAGAATGTAGCTTCAAGCAGGAGGAACCTGGCCCAGGAATCAATGGATGGAGAAGAAAACATTTCACCCGGCTCACGCGTCCGCTTTGAGTTGCTCAAGGAGGGAGAGAACCGGTTTGTTCTTCGGTTGAGCGGGCGGCTGGATGCGGACTCCACTCCATTCCTCTGGCAGAGATTGCAATCAGCGCTGGTCGTTCCACCCGGAGCCACATTGGAAGTCAACGTGGCTCCTTTGACCTACAGTGATAGTGCCGGTTTCGCGTTCCTCTACTTGCTAAGCAAAGGCTGCATGACTCCGCAGTCGCAAGTGTCGCTGAACGGGTTGAAGCCCGAATACCAGAAGGCACTGCAAAATTATTCCATGGAGGATGTCCAAGCCTACCAAGGGGAGCAACCTGTCCGCCAATCTCTCATGGATGAGATCGGGATGGCGGTCATAGCCAAGACACTCGAAGTGCGGCAGAAGGTGATCTTTGTAGGTGATGTGATTTCAGGGCTTGGTTACGTTTTGACGCATCCGCGATGGATGCGGCGGAACGAAATCGTGCGGATATTCGAAACGGCCGGCGCGAATGCATTGCCTATCGTGTCGCTCATCAGCTTGTTGCTGGGATTGGTCATTGCGTTCGAAGCGGCGCAGCCGTTCGCGCGTTTTGGCGCGAAAATTTACATCGCCAATCTTATAGGATTGATCATGGTGCGCGAGTTGTCACCAGTTATGACGGCCATCCTGCTCGCGGGGCGTTCAGGTTCGGCGTTCGCGGCGGAACTCGGCACGATGAAGGTCAACGAAGAGTTGAACGCTCTTGAAACCATCGGGCTCGACCCGATGCGGTTCCTGGTGGTGCAGCGCATCCTGGCCAGCCTGCTGCTCACTCCGTTGCTGACAATTTATTCCATGGCAACAGGGGTGTTGGGCGGAGTGTTGGTGATGCTTGGGCTGGGATTCCCTCTTTCCATCGCGTGGCACCAACTCCAGTCCAGCGTGCGGATCAACGACATCGCTTTCGGAATATTGAAGGCTTTTGTGTTCGGGGGCATTGTCGCGGGAACGGCCTGTCTTCGTGGACTTGAGACAAAATCCGGACCGGCTGCTGTGGGAGAATCCACCACGCGTTCCGTGGTCAGCGGAATTTTACTGATCATCATCGCCGATTCAGTCTTCGCCATCCTTAAATTTGTTTTGGAAAAATGA
- a CDS encoding ABC transporter ATP-binding protein: protein MSASADNIISVRNLKVGYKDRVILSGINFEVRRGEVFAILGGSGSGKSTLLKNMIGLYTPMAGEVLINGKNMVTAYGDERLRLLRSFGVLYQSGALLGSMTVLENVKLPLDVFTDLPELAKDLIALSKLRQVDLKASSTRLPSELSGGMVKRAALARALVNDPGILFLDEPSAGLDPITSAGLDALFRNLSRGWGITLVMVTHELPSIYAVADRVILLDAETKTIVAEGNPHDLRDHATEPLVRHFFRREAA from the coding sequence ATGAGCGCATCAGCGGACAACATTATTTCAGTGCGGAACTTGAAGGTTGGCTACAAGGACCGGGTGATCCTGTCGGGCATCAACTTCGAGGTGCGGCGGGGCGAGGTATTCGCCATCTTGGGTGGCTCGGGTTCCGGGAAGAGCACACTGCTCAAAAATATGATCGGATTGTACACGCCAATGGCCGGTGAGGTGTTGATCAATGGAAAGAACATGGTGACTGCCTACGGTGATGAGCGTTTGCGCCTGTTGCGCAGCTTCGGTGTGCTCTATCAAAGCGGGGCCTTGCTGGGCTCCATGACGGTGCTGGAAAATGTGAAGCTGCCACTGGACGTGTTCACCGATCTGCCCGAACTTGCCAAGGATTTGATCGCTCTCTCCAAGCTGAGGCAGGTGGATTTGAAGGCATCATCCACGCGCCTGCCGTCCGAATTGAGCGGTGGCATGGTGAAGCGCGCGGCACTCGCGCGCGCGCTTGTGAACGACCCCGGAATCTTGTTCCTGGACGAGCCTTCCGCCGGGCTCGACCCGATCACTTCCGCGGGATTGGATGCATTGTTCAGGAATCTTTCGCGAGGCTGGGGCATCACCTTGGTGATGGTGACGCACGAACTGCCCAGCATTTATGCCGTCGCCGACCGGGTCATCCTGCTGGATGCGGAAACAAAAACCATCGTCGCGGAAGGCAATCCGCATGATCTGCGCGACCATGCCACGGAGCCATTGGTGCGGCATTTTTTCCGGAGGGAAGCCGCATGA